One window from the genome of Blastopirellula retiformator encodes:
- a CDS encoding CHAD domain-containing protein, translating into MRRKTSFGQCKCGGVGTLTIKKAKWLDGVKPNALISEVAQTALGERLGLVAYYLPLAAKRSDENIEYVHQLRVSVRRSQAALELFQPLAPMRRSEKLRKRLKKIRRAAGDARDLDVLIERIAAQKNKGQKASTQRTLKYLQSLRKEAQAPLVETAEWASRKRLPQKFEGFVPRMRWRDTGAEETLEKIGPLFLDPIVLQFFYQAEQTLAAPDTLHQLRIEAKRLRYAMELMAAAFESGFREELYPYFEKVQDRLGEINDHATAAAKIGAWAKQTTDPDVALFLQAAIAQEDEAYREESGGFHDWWTTDLISNLKQRFDRYLRVSDD; encoded by the coding sequence TTGCGTAGGAAAACCAGCTTCGGCCAATGCAAGTGCGGGGGCGTCGGCACGTTGACGATCAAAAAAGCGAAATGGCTGGACGGGGTGAAACCAAACGCGTTGATCTCCGAAGTTGCCCAGACTGCGCTCGGCGAGCGTCTGGGCTTGGTCGCCTATTATCTGCCGCTGGCGGCGAAGCGGTCCGACGAGAACATCGAGTACGTGCATCAACTGCGGGTCTCGGTTCGCCGTTCGCAAGCGGCGCTTGAGCTGTTTCAGCCGCTCGCCCCGATGCGGCGGAGCGAGAAGCTGCGGAAGCGACTCAAGAAGATTCGCCGCGCCGCCGGTGACGCCCGGGACCTCGACGTGTTGATCGAGCGGATCGCCGCGCAAAAGAACAAGGGACAAAAAGCGTCGACCCAGCGGACGCTCAAGTATCTGCAGTCGCTGCGCAAAGAGGCGCAAGCGCCCCTGGTCGAGACCGCCGAGTGGGCCAGCCGCAAACGACTGCCGCAAAAGTTCGAGGGGTTCGTGCCGCGGATGCGGTGGCGAGATACTGGCGCTGAAGAGACGCTTGAAAAGATCGGGCCGCTCTTCCTCGATCCGATCGTGCTGCAGTTCTTTTACCAGGCCGAGCAAACGCTCGCCGCGCCCGATACGCTGCATCAGCTGCGGATCGAAGCGAAACGGCTGCGGTATGCGATGGAACTGATGGCGGCCGCGTTTGAGTCCGGCTTTCGCGAAGAGCTCTATCCTTACTTCGAGAAAGTGCAGGATCGGCTCGGTGAGATCAACGATCACGCCACCGCCGCCGCCAAGATCGGCGCCTGGGCGAAGCAGACGACCGATCCGGACGTCGCCCTGTTTCTGCAAGCGGCGATCGCCCAAGAGGACGAAGCGTACCGCGAAGAGTCAGGCGGGTTTCACGATTGGTGGACGACCGACCTGATCTCGAACCTAAAGCAGCGGTTCGACCGCTATCTCCGCGTTTCTGACGACTAA
- a CDS encoding thiamine-phosphate kinase — translation MEPELIQHLRSTLVGNPRLRIGLGDDAALLDWRDRDDLVVTTDLISDQVDFLLVEVDPRRIGRKSLAINLSDLAAMGAESIAVVVSLLLPRNPPHGTTLQLATQLYEGMIPLAEQFDCIIAGGDTNSWNGPLAISVTAFGACGEAPPLVRSGAKPGDLLLVTGQLGGSILGSHFDFTPRVHEGRKLSLDRLATAAMDISDGLLLDLSRLLKESDLAAILDLPAIPTSAAAAQLADTTGKTPLEHALADGEDFELLFTASPETAARLVAEGIAGTAVTAIGTLVAGEGIWADHVGGRRLQPQGFLHA, via the coding sequence ATGGAACCGGAACTGATTCAACATCTGCGCAGCACGCTGGTCGGCAATCCTCGCTTGCGAATCGGCCTGGGGGACGACGCGGCCTTGCTCGATTGGCGCGATCGGGATGACCTGGTCGTGACGACCGATCTGATCTCGGACCAGGTCGACTTTCTCCTGGTCGAAGTCGATCCTCGCCGCATTGGCCGCAAGAGCCTGGCGATCAATCTCAGCGATCTGGCTGCGATGGGCGCCGAGTCGATCGCCGTGGTCGTGTCGCTGCTATTGCCCCGCAATCCGCCTCACGGCACAACTCTACAGCTGGCGACGCAGCTCTACGAAGGGATGATCCCGCTTGCCGAGCAGTTCGACTGCATCATCGCCGGCGGCGACACCAACAGCTGGAACGGACCACTGGCGATCAGCGTCACTGCGTTTGGCGCTTGTGGAGAAGCGCCGCCGTTGGTGCGTAGCGGCGCCAAGCCGGGCGATCTGCTGCTGGTGACTGGCCAGTTGGGCGGCAGTATCCTCGGTAGTCATTTCGATTTCACGCCGCGCGTTCACGAAGGCCGCAAGTTGTCCCTCGACCGCCTGGCGACCGCCGCGATGGATATCAGCGACGGGCTGCTGCTTGACCTGTCTCGGCTGCTCAAAGAAAGTGATCTCGCGGCGATCCTCGACTTGCCGGCGATTCCGACATCGGCCGCCGCGGCGCAGTTGGCCGATACGACCGGCAAGACGCCGCTTGAGCACGCGCTGGCCGATGGCGAAGACTTTGAACTGCTGTTTACCGCCTCGCCGGAGACCGCGGCCCGGCTGGTCGCCGAGGGAATCGCTGGAACCGCGGTCACGGCGATCGGAACCCTTGTTGCCGGCGAAGGGATTTGGGCCGATCATGTGGGTGGACGGCGATTACAGCCGCAAGGATTTTTGCACGCATGA
- the tsaE gene encoding tRNA (adenosine(37)-N6)-threonylcarbamoyltransferase complex ATPase subunit type 1 TsaE, translating into MNDVGTRQQELTLSSEADTDRLGRLLAQLLPDGTTVALLGTLGAGKTRLVKAIAAACDIDPQTVISPTFVLVQEYDAKRQLYHMDAYRIKDDDEFLELGPEEYFNSDGITFVEWADRVVGCMPRSYVEIEIFVTGETDRRVVIVAQGKAPAEWLTNLAASWNA; encoded by the coding sequence ATGAACGACGTCGGCACGCGACAACAGGAACTGACGCTCTCCTCCGAGGCCGACACCGATCGGCTCGGTCGACTGCTGGCCCAACTGCTGCCGGACGGCACGACCGTGGCGCTGCTGGGGACGCTCGGCGCCGGCAAGACGCGGTTGGTCAAAGCGATCGCCGCCGCCTGCGACATCGACCCGCAAACGGTGATCAGCCCGACGTTTGTGTTGGTGCAAGAGTACGACGCCAAGCGGCAGCTCTATCACATGGACGCCTACCGAATCAAAGATGACGACGAGTTCCTGGAGCTCGGTCCCGAAGAATACTTCAACTCCGACGGGATCACCTTCGTCGAATGGGCCGACCGCGTCGTCGGCTGCATGCCGCGCAGTTACGTCGAGATCGAAATCTTCGTCACCGGCGAAACCGACCGCCGCGTCGTGATCGTCGCCCAAGGAAAAGCCCCGGCCGAGTGGCTGACGAACCTTGCCGCCAGTTGGAACGCGTAA
- a CDS encoding PQQ-binding-like beta-propeller repeat protein, whose amino-acid sequence MNLSRLFAALVLLGFVGSHVVAQSPAQWTQFRGPTAQGIVADAKLPTEWNAETNITWRKELPGVGWSSPVVSAGQIYLTTAVPQSEERKADQSLRALCLDAASGEIVWDVEIFQQEGATAPKIHSKNSHASATPILEGDFVYVHFGHMGTACLQKRDGKIVWQTQDHRYRPIHGNGGSPILFGDKLIFGIDGQDKQEVIALDKKTGQVAWQTPRNVPDLPKYFTFSTPLLIEVDGQPQLISQGSGAVMALDPNSGKEIWRVSYEEGYSIVPRPIFANGLLYVCTGYDRSSLVAIRPTGQGDVTDTHVEFIVDRNVPYNPSPVAIGDAIYMISDNGILSCLDGATGDVRWKERIGGNFSSSLVAAGELIYMLDEKGMTTVAKAGAEYEEVAKNDLKERALSSYGIDGDAILLRTEQALYRIENK is encoded by the coding sequence ATGAATCTCTCTCGCCTGTTCGCCGCGTTGGTTCTCCTGGGTTTCGTTGGCAGCCATGTCGTCGCCCAGTCGCCGGCCCAGTGGACGCAGTTCCGCGGACCGACCGCGCAAGGCATCGTCGCCGACGCGAAGTTGCCGACCGAGTGGAACGCCGAGACCAACATCACCTGGCGGAAAGAGTTGCCAGGCGTCGGTTGGTCGTCGCCGGTCGTCTCGGCCGGGCAGATCTACCTGACGACCGCCGTGCCGCAGTCGGAAGAGAGGAAGGCGGATCAGTCGCTGCGGGCTTTGTGCCTGGACGCCGCCTCTGGCGAGATCGTGTGGGACGTCGAGATCTTCCAGCAGGAAGGCGCGACCGCACCGAAGATTCATTCCAAAAACAGCCACGCCAGCGCCACGCCAATCCTCGAAGGCGATTTCGTCTACGTTCACTTTGGCCACATGGGGACCGCCTGTCTGCAAAAGCGCGATGGCAAAATCGTCTGGCAGACGCAAGATCATCGCTATCGCCCGATCCATGGCAACGGCGGCTCGCCGATCTTGTTCGGCGACAAGTTGATCTTTGGGATCGATGGACAGGACAAGCAAGAGGTAATCGCGCTTGATAAGAAAACGGGCCAGGTCGCGTGGCAAACGCCTCGCAATGTGCCCGACCTGCCCAAGTACTTTACTTTCAGCACGCCGCTCTTGATCGAAGTCGACGGCCAGCCGCAGTTGATCTCGCAAGGCAGCGGCGCCGTGATGGCGCTTGATCCGAACAGCGGCAAAGAGATCTGGCGAGTCTCTTACGAAGAAGGTTACTCGATCGTCCCGCGGCCGATTTTCGCCAACGGGCTGCTTTACGTTTGCACCGGCTACGATCGTTCGAGCCTGGTCGCGATTCGCCCGACTGGTCAGGGAGACGTCACCGACACGCATGTCGAGTTCATCGTCGACCGCAATGTGCCATACAACCCTTCGCCGGTCGCGATCGGCGATGCAATCTACATGATCTCCGACAACGGCATCTTGTCTTGCCTAGACGGAGCGACCGGCGACGTCCGCTGGAAAGAACGAATCGGCGGTAATTTCTCGTCGTCGCTGGTAGCCGCCGGCGAGCTGATCTACATGCTCGACGAAAAGGGAATGACGACCGTCGCCAAGGCAGGAGCAGAATACGAAGAAGTCGCCAAGAACGACTTGAAAGAGCGGGCCCTATCGAGCTACGGCATCGACGGCGATGCAATTCTACTGCGAACCGAACAGGCCCTTTACCGCATTGAAAACAAGTAG
- a CDS encoding peptidase associated/transthyretin-like domain-containing protein has protein sequence MTTLILTASVAVCFVGCSGNGNTPPLGEVSGHVTLNGAPLDGATVEFDPENGRPSIGVTDADGNYTLQFRAGASGALVGKHSVRIRSQRSASGGEGSEAAVAARSETVPSEYNDDTNLSAEVKSGSNTFDFNLEGKRSKRAAAGA, from the coding sequence ATGACAACTTTGATTTTGACGGCGTCGGTAGCCGTTTGCTTCGTCGGCTGCAGCGGCAATGGCAATACGCCGCCGCTGGGTGAGGTGTCTGGCCACGTCACGCTAAACGGCGCGCCCCTCGATGGCGCGACGGTAGAGTTCGACCCAGAAAATGGTCGACCATCGATCGGCGTAACCGACGCTGACGGCAACTATACGCTGCAGTTCCGGGCCGGCGCCTCCGGCGCTCTCGTCGGCAAACATTCGGTCCGCATCCGGTCGCAGCGCAGCGCCAGCGGCGGCGAAGGATCGGAAGCGGCGGTCGCTGCCCGTAGTGAGACAGTGCCGTCAGAGTACAACGACGATACGAACCTTTCGGCCGAAGTGAAGTCGGGCAGCAACACGTTTGACTTCAACCTGGAAGGGAAGCGGAGCAAGCGAGCCGCGGCTGGGGCGTAA
- a CDS encoding DUF1559 domain-containing protein — protein MRDNIARRPGFTLVELLVVIAIIGVLIALLLPAVQQAREAARRMQCNNNLKQLGLAFHNYHDTYGNLPPMYIQITPSVDNIGHWSWSAFILPFMEQGNTYDALSPNTQNPSDVIVANQQVFQNVNQPFRCPSAPGPDFHDPGVDPGYAISNSSGSGNYGLGLTNYVVSVNIANVRQKKATNLTQGTTGNIGPFYRDSNTGFRDFTDGLSNTFLVGERSWISGGVRMSAGTLYAVRDKDALGPSAQDSGNVYWNQGVMTIAGSVRYPMNVALTGANGERSMAFSSQHPGGCQFLFGDGSCHFISDTIDLSNDGAWTTNSTLERLVGMADGDVVGEF, from the coding sequence ATGCGAGACAACATCGCTCGGAGACCAGGTTTTACCTTGGTCGAACTGCTCGTCGTGATCGCCATTATCGGCGTCTTGATCGCCCTGTTATTGCCGGCCGTGCAGCAGGCCCGCGAGGCGGCTCGGCGGATGCAGTGCAACAACAACCTGAAGCAGCTTGGTCTGGCCTTCCACAACTATCATGACACCTACGGCAACCTGCCGCCGATGTACATTCAGATCACGCCCAGCGTCGACAACATCGGGCACTGGTCGTGGTCGGCCTTCATCTTGCCATTCATGGAACAGGGGAACACCTACGACGCCCTCTCGCCCAACACGCAAAACCCGTCGGACGTGATCGTCGCCAATCAGCAGGTATTTCAGAACGTCAACCAGCCTTTCCGCTGCCCGTCGGCCCCAGGTCCTGACTTTCATGATCCCGGCGTCGACCCTGGCTACGCGATCTCCAACAGCAGCGGCAGCGGCAACTACGGCTTGGGGCTGACCAACTACGTCGTCTCGGTCAACATCGCCAACGTGCGGCAAAAGAAGGCGACCAATCTGACCCAGGGAACAACCGGCAACATCGGCCCGTTCTACCGCGACAGCAACACCGGCTTCCGCGACTTTACCGATGGTTTGAGCAACACCTTCTTGGTGGGCGAACGTTCGTGGATCAGCGGCGGCGTTCGGATGTCGGCCGGAACGCTCTACGCGGTTCGCGACAAAGACGCGCTCGGTCCTTCGGCACAAGACTCAGGCAACGTTTACTGGAACCAAGGGGTGATGACGATCGCCGGTTCGGTGCGCTATCCGATGAACGTGGCCCTAACCGGCGCCAACGGCGAGCGGAGCATGGCCTTCAGCAGCCAACACCCGGGCGGTTGCCAGTTCCTGTTTGGCGACGGTTCGTGCCATTTCATCTCGGACACGATCGATCTGAGCAACGATGGCGCTTGGACGACCAACAGCACGCTGGAGCGATTGGTTGGTATGGCGGATGGCGACGTGGTTGGGGAGTTCTAA
- a CDS encoding tRNA (cytidine(34)-2'-O)-methyltransferase: protein MKYSPLLHIVLHNPEIPPNTGNIGRTCVAIGAKLWLVKPLGFLVNDRELKRAGMDYWQHLEWEVVDDWNHLRQRLPDTRFYYLTKTAKRSYTTVDFQLADAIVLGAESKGLPPELLAETPDNNISVPMRTEVRSLNLSATAATVAYEAVRQLTLAGQATLPIGESPVG, encoded by the coding sequence TTGAAATACTCGCCGCTGCTCCATATCGTGCTCCACAATCCCGAAATCCCCCCCAACACCGGCAACATCGGCCGCACTTGTGTGGCGATCGGGGCCAAGTTGTGGTTGGTCAAACCGCTCGGGTTTCTCGTCAACGATCGCGAGCTGAAGCGGGCCGGGATGGACTATTGGCAGCACCTGGAGTGGGAAGTGGTCGACGATTGGAATCACCTCCGCCAGCGCCTGCCGGATACGCGTTTCTACTACCTCACCAAAACCGCCAAACGTTCTTACACCACGGTCGACTTCCAGTTGGCAGATGCGATCGTCCTGGGCGCCGAGTCGAAAGGCCTACCGCCAGAGTTGCTGGCCGAAACGCCCGACAACAATATCTCGGTCCCGATGCGTACCGAAGTCCGCAGTCTGAACCTGTCGGCCACCGCCGCAACGGTCGCCTACGAAGCGGTCCGCCAACTGACCCTGGCCGGCCAGGCAACGTTGCCAATCGGTGAATCGCCAGTTGGCTAA
- the ispG gene encoding (E)-4-hydroxy-3-methylbut-2-enyl-diphosphate synthase, whose product MQIQRNPTRRVAIGSIAIGDGNPIAVQSMTATKTQDVDATVGQVRALEAAGADVVRIAVDSKKDAEALAEIRKQTSANLSVDLQENYRLAELVAPHVDKVRYNPGHLYHHERTKPWKEKVEYLVGVAKESDCAMRIGVNCGSVDPDKLAMYDPEDSITPMLESALEHCDHLDSLDFHRFCVSLKDSDPQKVIEVNKRFAERRPDVPLHLGVTEAGMPPDGIIKTRIAFEQLISRGIGDTIRVSLTVPNPRKPEEIAAGRGILEDIAAGRVRSVVDFGLNTLNIISCPSCSRVENEAFVELAEQVRDMTQYAKEHDVTIAVMGCRVNGPGETDDADLGLWCGPNFVNLKRGGEELGAFPYDEILGKLKHELDALIATRVGAN is encoded by the coding sequence GTGCAAATTCAGCGAAATCCGACTCGCCGGGTCGCGATTGGTTCGATCGCCATCGGCGATGGCAATCCGATTGCCGTGCAAAGCATGACCGCCACCAAGACGCAGGATGTCGACGCCACCGTCGGACAGGTTCGGGCGCTTGAAGCGGCGGGCGCCGATGTGGTGCGGATTGCGGTCGACAGTAAGAAAGACGCCGAGGCGCTGGCCGAGATTCGCAAGCAGACGTCGGCCAACCTGTCGGTCGACCTGCAGGAAAACTATCGCCTGGCCGAGCTGGTCGCCCCGCATGTCGACAAAGTTCGCTACAACCCAGGGCACCTCTACCACCACGAGCGGACCAAGCCGTGGAAGGAAAAGGTCGAGTACCTGGTCGGCGTCGCCAAAGAGAGCGACTGTGCGATGCGGATCGGAGTGAACTGCGGTAGCGTCGATCCCGACAAGCTGGCGATGTACGACCCCGAAGATTCGATCACGCCGATGCTGGAAAGCGCCTTGGAGCATTGCGATCATCTTGATTCGCTCGACTTCCATCGCTTCTGCGTATCGCTGAAAGACTCGGACCCGCAAAAGGTGATTGAGGTCAACAAACGGTTTGCCGAGCGTCGGCCCGATGTGCCGCTGCACCTTGGCGTGACCGAAGCCGGCATGCCGCCGGATGGGATCATCAAAACGCGGATCGCCTTTGAACAACTGATCAGCCGCGGCATCGGCGATACGATTCGCGTTTCGCTTACCGTCCCCAACCCGCGCAAGCCAGAAGAGATCGCCGCGGGACGCGGCATCCTGGAAGACATCGCCGCCGGGCGAGTGCGGAGCGTCGTCGACTTCGGCCTGAACACGCTCAACATCATTAGCTGCCCCAGCTGCTCGCGGGTCGAGAACGAAGCGTTCGTCGAGCTGGCCGAGCAGGTTCGCGACATGACGCAGTACGCCAAAGAGCATGACGTCACGATCGCCGTGATGGGGTGCCGCGTTAACGGACCGGGCGAAACCGACGACGCCGACCTGGGACTTTGGTGCGGGCCGAACTTCGTCAACTTGAAGCGCGGCGGCGAAGAGCTGGGCGCGTTTCCGTACGACGAGATCCTGGGCAAGCTGAAACACGAACTGGACGCGTTGATCGCGACGCGAGTCGGGGCGAACTAA
- a CDS encoding GNAT family N-acetyltransferase encodes MHTPTTFLYCRAPLIEVRRFLNSDPPKLAEIWNSQPLGAHLAQPMTVGSLETYVFAKPYFRPETLLIAVDQDQVAGMAHVALGRDFSPDAAVADDAVLSMMIVAGHANYEIVSAALLDQAEAVARESGAAQLVAGGAPPLGPFYFGLAGGSHNLGVPSTFEILRTLLEGRGYQSVGEYWAMRANIRGFRPSVSREMMQIRRAYSVEANFSPPPLDWLHSCIYMHFERSQFELIPKQKPDAAAIATFIDLPHYSQLWGVHAAALVSVETRENGDQAKSGYLLGEGLRQLAETGVARIETQVDKQDLGAYATLRTLGFDEVYQSIRMAKTL; translated from the coding sequence GTGCATACCCCAACCACATTCCTTTACTGCCGCGCCCCCTTGATCGAAGTCCGCCGCTTTCTCAACTCCGATCCGCCGAAACTGGCGGAAATCTGGAACAGCCAACCACTGGGCGCTCACCTCGCGCAACCCATGACGGTCGGCTCGCTAGAAACGTACGTCTTCGCCAAGCCTTACTTCCGTCCCGAAACGCTGCTGATCGCGGTCGACCAAGATCAAGTCGCCGGGATGGCGCATGTCGCACTGGGGCGCGATTTCTCGCCGGACGCCGCCGTCGCCGATGACGCGGTCCTCTCAATGATGATCGTCGCCGGTCACGCCAACTACGAGATCGTCAGCGCCGCGCTGCTCGATCAGGCCGAAGCGGTCGCGCGCGAGTCGGGCGCCGCGCAGCTGGTCGCCGGCGGCGCTCCGCCGCTGGGCCCGTTCTACTTTGGCTTGGCTGGCGGATCGCACAATCTGGGCGTGCCGTCAACGTTTGAAATCCTCCGCACATTGCTTGAGGGACGCGGTTATCAGTCGGTCGGCGAGTACTGGGCGATGCGGGCCAACATTCGCGGCTTCCGGCCTTCGGTCAGTCGCGAGATGATGCAGATCCGCCGCGCTTATTCGGTCGAAGCGAACTTCAGCCCACCGCCGCTCGATTGGCTGCATTCGTGCATCTACATGCATTTTGAACGCTCGCAGTTCGAGCTAATCCCGAAACAAAAACCAGACGCCGCCGCCATCGCCACCTTCATCGACTTGCCTCATTACAGTCAACTGTGGGGCGTTCACGCCGCCGCGCTCGTCTCGGTCGAAACCCGCGAGAACGGCGATCAAGCGAAGTCAGGCTACTTGCTGGGCGAAGGGCTGCGGCAGTTGGCCGAGACCGGCGTCGCCCGCATCGAAACCCAGGTCGACAAGCAAGATCTCGGCGCCTACGCGACGCTGCGAACGCTTGGCTTTGACGAAGTCTATCAATCGATTCGGATGGCCAAGACGCTCTAG
- a CDS encoding Rieske (2Fe-2S) protein — translation MPNWVRAAHVDDVPADCGLELVIAQRIIGLYRVEDQFFAMDGICAHQGGPVAKGATCGKVVTCPWHGWQYDVTTGKHELSEIRQQTFPIERRGDELFIDMEVPGT, via the coding sequence ATGCCTAACTGGGTTCGCGCCGCACACGTTGATGATGTTCCCGCCGATTGCGGCCTGGAACTGGTAATCGCCCAACGCATCATCGGCCTCTACCGCGTCGAAGATCAGTTCTTCGCGATGGATGGCATCTGCGCGCATCAGGGGGGCCCGGTCGCCAAAGGAGCAACTTGCGGCAAGGTCGTTACGTGCCCCTGGCACGGCTGGCAGTACGACGTCACCACCGGCAAACACGAGCTGAGCGAAATCCGCCAGCAAACTTTTCCGATCGAGCGTCGTGGCGACGAGCTTTTCATCGATATGGAAGTCCCTGGCACATAA
- a CDS encoding lysophospholipid acyltransferase family protein, which produces MSLKLVIDYLVYVAVRLTICVVQAIPLDRCAAAAQFLAWLISDVLEVRGKLLDSNLQHAFPEMTPAERKKLARRTWRHLLLMVCEIAHAPRKIHDTNWRHYVDLKNADDQIRHLLSDRPVVILLGHFGNFEMMGYCAGILGFPTYTVARPLDNKFLHDFVQRFRGATGQFILPKQGSAPFIEHVLQSGGTLGLLCDQNAGPKGCWVEFMGRPASCHKAISLFSMGSGAPLVLSYFRRTGKPMQFEMGIEAIYDPATADPQLGVKELAMWYNQQLEAMIRRHPEQYWWIHNRWRDDRPAKRKKKPVAAPVAETADVRRAA; this is translated from the coding sequence GTGAGTCTAAAGCTCGTAATCGATTATCTGGTTTACGTCGCGGTTCGTTTGACGATTTGCGTCGTCCAAGCGATTCCGCTCGATCGCTGCGCGGCTGCGGCTCAGTTTCTGGCCTGGCTGATCAGCGACGTGCTAGAGGTTCGCGGCAAACTACTCGACTCGAACCTGCAGCATGCATTCCCCGAGATGACGCCGGCCGAGCGGAAAAAGCTGGCCCGCAGAACCTGGCGGCACCTGCTGCTGATGGTGTGCGAAATCGCCCACGCTCCGCGCAAGATCCACGACACCAACTGGCGGCACTACGTTGATCTGAAAAACGCCGACGATCAGATTCGCCACTTGCTGTCGGATCGCCCGGTCGTCATCTTGCTCGGCCACTTCGGCAACTTCGAGATGATGGGCTATTGCGCCGGCATCCTCGGCTTTCCGACCTACACGGTCGCCCGACCACTCGACAACAAATTCCTACACGATTTCGTGCAGCGCTTTCGCGGCGCCACTGGGCAGTTCATCTTGCCGAAGCAAGGGAGCGCTCCCTTCATCGAACACGTTTTGCAGTCAGGCGGCACGCTCGGTTTGCTCTGTGATCAAAACGCGGGGCCGAAGGGTTGCTGGGTGGAGTTCATGGGTCGCCCCGCTTCGTGCCACAAAGCGATCTCGTTGTTCTCGATGGGCAGCGGGGCGCCGCTAGTGCTCAGCTACTTCCGCCGCACTGGCAAACCGATGCAGTTCGAAATGGGGATCGAAGCGATCTACGACCCCGCCACCGCCGATCCCCAACTGGGGGTGAAGGAGTTGGCGATGTGGTACAATCAGCAGCTCGAAGCGATGATCCGCCGCCATCCCGAACAATACTGGTGGATCCACAATCGCTGGCGCGACGATCGCCCCGCGAAGCGGAAGAAAAAGCCGGTCGCGGCCCCGGTCGCCGAGACCGCCGATGTTCGCCGCGCCGCTTAG
- a CDS encoding Gfo/Idh/MocA family protein, with product MSLGFAIVGCGMIADFHARAIADLRGAKLVACFSRNEERASEFGANHGCTAYTDLDEMLADPAVDVVSVCTPSGAHMEPGVAAARAGKHVIIEKPLEITLKRCDKLIGECEKAGVKLSTIFPSRFHGPSVELKKAITAGRFGTLTMGDAYVKWFRTQEYYDSGAWRGTWALDGGGALMNQAIHSVDLLCWLMGDVEEISAYTSLLAHERIEVEDVAVASLKFNSGALGVIQASTASYPGFLKRIEISGSAGSAIMEEEDLKKWEFAKMTKKDQAIQERLAGKTNTGGGAADPKAIGHHGHTAQFKDFVDAIKKDREPLINGPEGRRAVEVILAIYKAAETGKSVPLPLKSDPVLKARKK from the coding sequence ATGTCGCTCGGCTTTGCCATCGTCGGTTGTGGAATGATCGCCGATTTCCACGCTCGCGCTATTGCGGATCTGCGTGGCGCCAAACTGGTCGCCTGCTTCTCGCGCAATGAAGAACGGGCCTCCGAATTCGGCGCCAATCATGGTTGCACCGCCTACACCGATCTGGACGAAATGCTGGCCGACCCGGCCGTCGACGTCGTTTCGGTCTGCACGCCCAGCGGCGCCCATATGGAGCCCGGCGTCGCCGCGGCCCGCGCCGGCAAACACGTAATCATCGAGAAGCCGCTCGAAATCACCTTGAAGCGGTGCGACAAGCTGATCGGCGAGTGCGAAAAGGCCGGCGTCAAGCTCTCGACGATCTTTCCGTCTCGCTTCCACGGCCCGTCGGTCGAACTGAAAAAGGCGATTACGGCCGGGCGTTTCGGCACGTTGACGATGGGAGACGCCTACGTCAAATGGTTCCGCACCCAAGAGTATTACGACAGCGGCGCGTGGCGCGGTACGTGGGCTTTGGATGGCGGCGGCGCCTTGATGAACCAAGCGATTCATAGCGTCGACTTGCTCTGCTGGTTGATGGGAGACGTCGAAGAGATCTCGGCCTACACGTCGCTGCTGGCTCACGAGCGGATCGAAGTCGAAGACGTCGCCGTCGCTTCGCTGAAGTTCAATAGCGGCGCCCTGGGCGTGATCCAAGCGTCGACCGCCTCGTATCCCGGCTTCCTCAAGCGGATCGAAATCAGCGGCTCGGCCGGATCGGCGATCATGGAAGAGGAAGACCTGAAGAAGTGGGAATTTGCCAAGATGACCAAGAAGGATCAGGCGATCCAAGAACGTCTGGCGGGCAAAACCAACACCGGCGGCGGGGCGGCTGATCCGAAGGCGATCGGCCACCATGGGCACACGGCTCAGTTCAAGGATTTTGTCGACGCGATCAAGAAAGACCGCGAGCCGCTGATCAACGGCCCCGAAGGCCGCCGGGCGGTTGAGGTAATCCTGGCGATCTACAAAGCGGCCGAAACCGGAAAATCGGTCCCCTTGCCGCTGAAATCGGACCCGGTTTTGAAGGCTCGGAAGAAATAG